Proteins encoded together in one Chitinophaga sp. LS1 window:
- a CDS encoding TonB-dependent receptor — translation MVRIVSLGLCLLLFSNTYAQEKDTMNRVELKPVIITAEKREGSLQKTPISVSALTGAQLERSKTVEMGDLLLQVPNLMAMNVGAPTLSTISIRGIMTFSVDPAVGVYIDGIPMFDGYSSSIRLNDIERIEVLRGPQSTLYGRNALGGIINIFTRQPGDTLRGFAEAGFGKYASQHYGLSISGPIVKHKLLAGFSGMYDTRNGYFTNLYTNSKYDRPEIFGGNAYLKYLVSDRLTFTFNLKGEQDNVSGAFPYVLGAENALANPYKINQNGTNQETRKLYTGSLLAEYKTRGATFSSITGYTYLRDTYRNYDADYSVYDMITYSAPMNDQMTWTEELKVVTAADRKLQFTGGLFGFIDRKHSQTVYTYGDDYALYDPNAPYTTNIYGDKHIYGAAAYAHLTYAISPKWKVSGGLRYDIEKRDLVTSTDYVKDGSAPVVISPEQKLKGDNNAFSPKLSLSYMPANDVLVYATYSKGYRTGGFNQYTTDVTKLNYKPEYTDNFELGFKSEWFHHRLRANVAVFYTNWRDQQQTLNLPETAIQNVGKMENKGAEIELTGIPVKGLEVSYNLGVVSSEFKALILPDENRENKDYKGNKQVFTPAFTSSLAFTYTYDFGHRWSLFVRPEWKWLGKQYMTYYNDLVQDPFSLVNATVGVKYAQFELSGWGKNLGNVKYISYAYATQTKENTPLLPGTPLTYGVSLKTRF, via the coding sequence ATGGTCAGAATTGTATCGTTAGGGCTTTGCCTGTTGCTATTTTCTAATACCTATGCACAAGAGAAAGACACGATGAACCGTGTTGAATTAAAACCAGTCATTATAACGGCAGAAAAGCGTGAAGGCTCTCTGCAAAAAACACCTATATCTGTATCAGCGCTGACGGGGGCGCAGTTAGAAAGATCTAAGACAGTTGAGATGGGAGACCTGCTGCTACAGGTGCCGAATCTGATGGCAATGAATGTAGGGGCACCTACCCTGAGTACGATTTCGATCAGGGGGATTATGACATTCTCTGTAGATCCTGCTGTAGGCGTGTATATCGATGGTATTCCAATGTTTGATGGGTATTCCAGTTCTATCCGGTTGAACGACATCGAACGGATCGAAGTACTACGTGGGCCGCAAAGTACGCTTTATGGTCGTAATGCGCTCGGTGGTATCATCAATATCTTTACCCGTCAGCCGGGCGATACCCTTCGTGGTTTTGCAGAAGCAGGTTTTGGTAAGTATGCCAGTCAGCACTACGGACTAAGTATATCTGGTCCTATTGTAAAACACAAACTGCTTGCAGGGTTCTCTGGTATGTATGATACCCGCAATGGTTATTTTACCAACCTTTATACAAACTCCAAATACGACCGTCCGGAGATATTCGGTGGCAATGCTTATCTGAAGTACCTGGTCAGTGATCGCCTCACATTTACTTTCAATCTGAAAGGGGAGCAGGATAATGTAAGCGGTGCCTTTCCATACGTGTTAGGTGCAGAGAATGCATTGGCCAATCCGTATAAAATAAACCAGAATGGCACTAATCAGGAGACAAGGAAATTGTATACCGGCTCCCTGCTGGCAGAGTATAAAACGCGTGGCGCTACCTTCTCTTCTATTACTGGTTATACTTACCTGCGTGATACTTATAGAAACTACGATGCGGATTATTCTGTCTATGATATGATCACCTATTCAGCCCCGATGAATGACCAAATGACCTGGACGGAGGAACTGAAAGTTGTGACTGCGGCTGACAGAAAACTGCAATTCACCGGTGGACTCTTTGGTTTTATTGACCGTAAACATTCACAGACGGTGTATACTTATGGGGATGACTATGCACTATATGATCCTAATGCACCTTATACGACCAACATTTACGGCGATAAACATATTTATGGTGCTGCTGCATATGCTCACCTCACTTATGCGATTTCTCCAAAGTGGAAGGTATCAGGTGGTTTGCGTTATGATATAGAAAAGAGAGATTTGGTGACCAGTACCGATTATGTAAAAGATGGTAGTGCACCTGTGGTGATCAGTCCTGAGCAAAAACTGAAGGGGGATAATAATGCGTTTTCTCCGAAACTGAGTTTGTCTTATATGCCTGCGAATGATGTGCTGGTGTATGCAACATATTCGAAAGGGTATCGTACAGGTGGTTTTAACCAGTATACAACGGATGTAACGAAGTTAAATTACAAACCAGAGTATACTGACAATTTTGAACTGGGTTTTAAATCAGAATGGTTCCATCACAGGTTGCGTGCGAATGTGGCGGTGTTCTATACTAACTGGCGCGATCAGCAGCAGACGCTGAATCTGCCGGAAACAGCAATTCAGAATGTAGGCAAGATGGAGAATAAAGGTGCTGAGATTGAGTTGACAGGTATTCCTGTGAAAGGGCTGGAAGTGAGTTACAATCTTGGGGTGGTGAGTAGTGAGTTCAAAGCGCTGATACTGCCTGATGAGAATCGTGAGAACAAAGATTATAAGGGGAATAAACAGGTGTTCACGCCTGCATTTACATCCTCACTGGCATTTACTTATACCTATGATTTCGGGCATCGGTGGAGCCTGTTTGTACGTCCTGAGTGGAAGTGGTTAGGTAAACAATATATGACGTATTATAATGACCTGGTGCAAGATCCGTTTAGTCTGGTCAATGCCACGGTGGGCGTGAAGTATGCACAGTTTGAATTGAGTGGATGGGGGAAGAACCTGGGGAATGTAAAATACATTTCTTATGCGTATGCAACGCAGACGAAGGAGAATACGCCGTTGTTGCCGGGGACTCCGCTTACTTACGGTGTGTCACTGAAAACAAGGTTCTAA
- a CDS encoding DoxX family membrane protein — protein MKIVYYILRGLLALQFIYAGIEKLWLPFHADGIHGSADFLAFYLLLHRTGYLYFVGFFQLLCGLLLVFKKTYLLAAVMLIPLLLCLLATHVFISGNTGYMCYDTVLLGFDLLLLFSCYRRLLNIFI, from the coding sequence ATGAAGATCGTGTACTACATCCTCAGAGGCTTGCTGGCCCTGCAATTTATTTATGCGGGTATTGAAAAATTATGGTTGCCTTTTCATGCAGACGGCATTCATGGCAGTGCGGATTTTCTGGCGTTTTATTTACTACTGCATCGTACAGGTTATCTCTACTTTGTCGGTTTCTTTCAATTACTATGCGGGTTGTTGTTGGTATTTAAAAAGACATACCTGTTGGCTGCCGTCATGCTGATTCCCTTATTGCTTTGTCTGCTGGCCACGCATGTATTTATATCCGGCAATACCGGTTATATGTGCTACGATACCGTATTACTTGGATTTGATCTATTGTTATTATTTAGCTGCTACAGGCGGCTGCTAAACATCTTTATATAA
- a CDS encoding ABC transporter ATP-binding protein → MQLEIKDLHKTYANGKQALKGISLTIGRGMFGLLGQNGAGKSTLMRTIATLQEPDKGSIMLDGIDVLRNPADMRKILGYLPQDFGVYQHISAIEMLDHIAEMKGILHAGDRADIVNELLLRVNLHHVRRKKLGTYSGGMKQRFGIAQALLGSPKVIIVDEPTAGLDPLERNRFYNLLSEIGENTIVILSTHIVEDVSTLCNDMAIIGDGQVLLYGKPEEIEQALSGKLWEKVVSKETLQEYRYEGMQIISSRFHAGRLIITVLADASPNEGFVAKTPSLEDAYFEQLKC, encoded by the coding sequence ATGCAACTCGAAATAAAAGATCTTCATAAGACGTATGCCAATGGCAAACAGGCTTTGAAAGGCATCTCCCTGACCATTGGTAGGGGAATGTTTGGTCTGCTGGGGCAAAATGGTGCAGGCAAGTCTACACTCATGCGCACCATTGCCACTTTGCAGGAACCGGATAAAGGCAGCATTATGCTGGATGGAATCGATGTTCTGCGAAACCCTGCTGACATGCGAAAAATACTGGGTTATCTGCCACAGGATTTTGGTGTGTACCAGCATATATCTGCTATAGAAATGCTGGATCATATTGCAGAGATGAAAGGCATTTTGCATGCGGGCGACAGGGCAGATATCGTGAATGAATTACTCCTGCGTGTGAACCTGCATCATGTACGTAGAAAAAAACTCGGTACTTATTCCGGAGGGATGAAGCAACGTTTCGGTATCGCGCAGGCGTTGCTTGGCAGTCCGAAAGTGATCATCGTAGATGAACCTACTGCCGGCCTTGATCCATTGGAGCGGAACCGTTTTTATAATTTACTGAGTGAGATAGGGGAGAACACCATCGTCATTCTCTCCACACATATTGTAGAAGATGTGTCAACGCTATGCAATGACATGGCTATTATTGGAGATGGACAGGTGTTGCTGTATGGCAAGCCGGAAGAGATAGAACAGGCGTTGTCTGGTAAGTTGTGGGAGAAGGTGGTGAGCAAAGAGACCTTGCAGGAATATCGTTATGAAGGGATGCAGATCATTTCCAGTCGTTTTCATGCAGGCCGTCTGATCATTACCGTATTGGCAGATGCATCGCCAAATGAAGGTTTTGTCGCAAAGACACCATCGCTGGAAGATGCTTACTTCGAACAGTTAAAATGTTAA